GTTTAGGTGCTTAGTGGATGTAAACGCCTGGGCTGTTCAGGAATTCACAGATCTTCTTGGTCATGTCGTCCAGCTCGTTGGTGTTGGTGTACTTGAGCAGGTTGTAGCCACGGACAAAGTAATGGCGGAGGTAGCGCTGACTCACACACTTGTGCAGCTTCTTGGCCAGACGCAGaacactctctctcaggttCTTCCAGTCCTTCGTGCTGGGGTACTTCTCACAGGTCCAGAACAGGAGGGtctgtgggaggagagagagggccagaGGCTAAAAGGACAgttctcttgtgtcttgtgacTTAAGTTGCAGTACATTCAATGGGTCTACAAATAATAATGGTTAACTAGCTCATTTAATGAGTGATTTAGGAATGCACAGGATAGTAATGGTAATGATGAGACCAGTGTtaacaatgttttcttttcctttctaaatgtgtttgttttcttgtgcTTTCATTCACGCCCAGTGCAAGGATCAATGCAGCTAAAGAATGTGAAGAATGCGAGGAATCCTGGAGAACTGGTGGGACAAAGCCACTTCTGTCCTGCCACTGGAGGTCACCATTCTgggtcagccaatcacaaagcaGGGGTTTCTACCTGTGATGTCTCATCTTGGCTCGAAACCAGCAGAACCCGTTTCCTCAGGGGTGTCACCTTTGATTTTGGACCCCATGgacagatctcacattgggccccaccaccccagggCAACCCATCCGTGCACAAATACAGCACAGCCTCTGGAAGCATCCTAAATCCCCCCACCAATATGGCACCCCTACCTTTCCTGATTGGGCTAATCGGAAGCCTATGATGACGTTAGGTGAGCTCTACCTGCAGGTGGTAAGCAGTAATGGCAGGCTTGGGCACTGGACACCACTCCTCCTCTTTCAGCTGACGAATCACGCGGTAGCACTTCCTGCGGCACCCTCCGTCTTCGTCGATGCTTCCCAGCAGCACCTGCTCCGCCCTCGTGAAGGACAACAGCCAGTGGTAGTTGGAAGTGGCCATCAGGTTGAATCCAAACGACTGCGTGGAGATAACTGATAATAACTGTGAGGAGATAACTGATAACTCCACTTCGCATCGTGCCTAACCACCccactagctgtgccaatatccatgatataccatGGGTTCTCATAACGCTTAAATAACTGCATGGAGATAACTGATAATAACTGCGTAGAGATAATGAATAATAACTGCGTGGAGATAACGGATAAAAACTGAGTGGAGATAACTGATAATAACTGTGGAGTAATTTCACATATGAAACTGGCATGTTCTGTATCAGGGGAAGAGCTGACCTCATATTACTGGACAGTCACTGGACAGCTGGCGACTTAACTTGTTGTAATGTCTATAGAACATCACTCAGGTTGATATGTCTGGAAAATGGTAGCTGTTATGGATACAGCTTGGAACAATGGCGGCACCTGATTGATTAGagaatattttattcaaatgagCCAACCCAAAACTCCAACCCCAAAATTGTGTAGAAGGTGGAGCCAGGCAGAAACAGTCAGTGTTTATTTATTGACATTACGGCCCACCTTGATGCAGCGAGCCCTCTCTGCAGAGGGCCACCGTTTCAGCAGCCTGGGCCAGCGAGCCTTTCTGGGCCAGCAGTTCATCATCTCCACCGTGGGGACCAGCTCAACCTCGATCTGCCCCTCAGAGGTCTCCACGGCAACTCGGACTACAGACCCCCCTGTCTCCTGTATGCTTACTttacctggaaaaaaaaaaaaatcctctatacaaataaaatacagaatatTATATTGCTTTTTAATTCTAAATATCTTCACATTAAGCGCTCACAGTGCTATAAAGCATAAGGAATATTCATgcacaaaacccaaaaaaactcAAACAACTTCCAACAAAACGAATAgcatttttatgaaataaatatggaCAATATATTTAATCACaagaacacaaataaatgaagtCTGTCAGAACTGAGTAAGGCAAACATTTAtctcagaaatgaagaaatTTCCCATTTCAGCACAGTGAAACAGTGCCCCCCATGTCACCAAAGCTGAATCATGGGAAATTGGTCACCTGACCTTCTCAGAACCCGCTCTTTGTTATTCTTAAGTTCTTGTCTGCCCTGGTCAGTTTTCcagctgttttgtattcacAGTGGAATATGTACTTGGCATAACTTCATATGTGGCCCTGTCTTCACCCAAATGTGTTTATGTGGATGTCTGTAACTCCATACAAGGTTGATATATGATCATACGCTAAATAGCTTGCATgtagacattttacattttcccattataggtactgtatattaatatgCTTCCAGGTCACTGTTGAGGGAGAATACCTGGCTTGGTTTGTTCAGGAACACTTTTCAGGACTGAATCCAAGGTGAGCCACAGTGCATCCCTGAGAAAAGTATACTTATTTCCATAATAAAATATGCAGTTAAATAAACAGCTAATTTTTTATATATGAGCTAGGCCGTGTGTATTAACCTGGACATGGATACTGgccaagcaaataaataataatgtaatgttacacaaTTGCGTGTGTGCTGCCGGATTAGGCATGTTACGTAACGGTAAAGCCGAGAGGTATGGACGTTTAATTGACATCAACATCTGCTGGACCCATGTGTTAGCAAAACAGGCATTAGCCTCTCCCTGACCCACATGCATGGCAAATGTATGGATTGCGTGTAGCGCTAAGCGGGCTAACAATGCTCATTAAAGCTGTTCAGaagagcgtgcacacacacacatgcacacatacacatacacacacacacacacacacacacacacacacggcaggtCAGTGCTGCGGTGAGAGGTACTTTCAGAGCCCATAAAGGGGGAAATAAACGACACAGGCTGCAGTTTGCTGGACTGAGCATGCCCAGTGAACCTGTACATACCAGTAAAGACAGGGCTGGATACGCTTTTCTGACTCAGACATTTATTCAGTGGGGTCCCTTTCCATTATGCTGCTATAGGACTACATGGCATTCACGCTCCATTTCCCCCTCGCACAGACTAATGGGCTGGGACTCATTAAGCCAGCATACAAGTGGAATTAATCTCCGATGGCCCTCTTCACCTACAGCGTTTGCTTTCTGAGTGCTCAATCTGCCTTTTAAATCACATGCTGTTCAGCTAACAGGGAACACCCGGGCCAGACTGCGTGGACTTCCAAACCAAATAAATTAACATTCATCACTGtgcactgcattacatttaacatatgccagagtgacttacaacaGCACTCATTTTACATAGCATCCATGTACACAGTTGGATATATACTgaaacaattcaggttaagtagtTAACTCAAGTTTAGCTCAAGGGTACATGGACATGTCATGGACCTACCTGGGTctcgaacctgcaaccttaAGGTTACAAGCCCGGTTCCTCACACATTATAGTACAATTCCAAACATCTTCCTACAGAATTCCACACTCAGAAATGTGGTGCCTGTGAAAGACTGGTGAACTAGCTGCACTGAGATTGCCACAGAAACTTGTATTGTGTGACTAGCATACTTTATATTTGGATTCTCCTCTAT
This region of Conger conger chromosome 17, fConCon1.1, whole genome shotgun sequence genomic DNA includes:
- the mab21l3 gene encoding protein mab-21-like 3: MADFTDEDLDNYLQNQVDLRHRQVLKTVEEVQKIIKDLTTEISTKDGRFQPITNSGIHSDNIKDQPALVAKLATLLRGKSAINPAIQVLTPTFMLISVPVRGLTGFKQRRTRQWRYYTLSGARLLSPVREPEKLHQWLELESFHNPAQEWHDASVAMEGDIVPAKVVNIFKEQLKAAIKACGSASKVSIQETGGSVVRVAVETSEGQIEVELVPTVEMMNCWPRKARWPRLLKRWPSAERARCIKSFGFNLMATSNYHWLLSFTRAEQVLLGSIDEDGGCRRKCYRVIRQLKEEEWCPVPKPAITAYHLQTLLFWTCEKYPSTKDWKNLRESVLRLAKKLHKCVSQRYLRHYFVRGYNLLKYTNTNELDDMTKKICEFLNSPGVYIH